The following proteins are co-located in the bacterium genome:
- a CDS encoding YceI family protein: protein MKWTIDTARSRVEFVARYVGISTIEGRFTRVRGTVETTEDGQLKAIEAFIPAASVDTGVSERDTHLRSPDFLDAAKYPELTFRAAAIERLGDGQYRVRGEITIRDRTHGTVFQVDTSPQVIDGLGGRRARASATGTFSRREWGLAWDRILRFGGLLIADEMYFSLNIEAVADASTPVLRSTSP, encoded by the coding sequence GTGAAGTGGACCATCGACACAGCACGCAGCCGGGTGGAATTCGTGGCGCGCTATGTGGGCATCTCCACTATTGAAGGCCGCTTCACACGCGTGCGCGGCACGGTTGAGACAACCGAGGACGGACAGCTGAAGGCCATCGAAGCGTTCATCCCGGCCGCCAGTGTCGATACCGGTGTGTCCGAACGCGACACACACCTGCGCTCGCCGGATTTCCTCGACGCCGCGAAATACCCTGAGTTGACGTTCCGCGCGGCCGCGATAGAGCGCCTGGGCGACGGGCAGTACCGCGTGCGCGGCGAGATCACGATCCGCGACCGAACCCACGGTACGGTGTTTCAGGTCGACACCTCCCCTCAGGTCATCGATGGGCTGGGTGGCCGACGCGCGCGGGCGAGTGCGACCGGGACATTTTCCAGGAGGGAGTGGGGGCTGGCCTGGGATCGGATTCTACGCTTCGGCGGGTTGTTGATCGCCGACGAAATGTATTTCTCCCTCAACATCGAGGCGGTGGCGGACGCATCCACCCCCGTCCTCCGTTCCACCAGCCCTTAG